Part of the Paenibacillus sp. JNUCC32 genome is shown below.
CGGGATGAAATCGTACCGAAGAACATTCTGATGATCGGTCCTACCGGCGTCGGCAAAACGGAAATTGCGAGAAGGCTTGCCAAGCTGGTCCATGCACCGTTCGTCAAGGTCGAGGCAACGAAGTTTACCGAGGTTGGTTATGTCGGCCGTGATGTGGAGTCCATGGTGCGGGATCTGGTGGAAACCGCGATCCGGATGGTGAAGCTGGAACGTACGGAGAAGGTTAAGGACAAAGCCGAGGAAATGGCGAACGAGCGGATCGTTCAGCTGTTGGCGCCTTCAACCAAAGGCCAGAAGAGCCAGCGTAATCCCTTTGAGATGCTATTTGGCGGTGGAAACAACGAAACCCAGGCCGATGAGGAAGAGGCGGACGATAAGGACGTTAGTCTTAAAGAGAAGCGGAGACAGGTGCGCTTTAACCTGCTGTCCGGCAAGCTTGAAGACGAAACGATTGAGATCGATGTGGAGGATGCCGCACCGAATATGTTCGACATGTTTGCCGGACAGGGCAACGATCAGATGGGCATGAATATGCAGGAAATGTTCGGCAACCTGATGCCGAAGCGTACGAAGCGCCGCAAGCTATCCGTCAAGGAAGCCAGAAAAGTGCTTACGCAGGAAGAAGCAGGCAAGCTCATTGATATGGATGATGTCATCCAGGAGTCCATACGACGGGCCGAGCAATCCGGGATTATTTTCATCGACGAAATCGACAAGGTTGCCAGCCAGGGACGTCAATCGGGTCCTGATGTGTCCAGGGAAGGCGTGCAGCGCGACATTCTGCCTATCGTGGAAGGCTCCACGATCATGACGAAATACGGGCCGGTAAAAACGGACTTTGTCCTGTTTATTGCTGCTGGCGCATTCCATATCGCGAAGCCGTCGGATTTGATTCCCGAGCTTCAGGGGCGTTTTCCGATTCGGGTAGAGCTGAACAGTTTGTCGCTCGACGATTTTGTTTCCATTTTGACCGAGCCGAAAAACGCATTGACCAAACAATACGTCAATCTGCTTCGTACCGAAGACCTGGAAATCGAGTTTTCGCCGGAAGCGATACGGGAGATTGCCCAAATCGCGGCTTCGGTGAACCAGAACACGGAGAATATCGGCGCACGGAGGCTCCATACGATATTGGAGAAGCTGCTGGAGGATCTGTCGTTTGAAGCGCCTGAATTGACGCTGGACCGGATGGTGATCACCCCGCAGTATGTCCGGGAGAAACTTGCCGGCATCGCCCAGGATCGGGACCTGAGCCAGTATATTCTGTAGTTGCATTCGTATAGGTCTATCTGCCGGGTATGCAAAAAGGAGATAATTGTCGATATTCATCCCGGCCTTTCTTGCTGGATGTCGAAGCGCTTTCGCATGTTGGAAGGGAACGGGACGGATTTCGCAATTTTTTGTGAATATTCAGGATGG
Proteins encoded:
- the hslU gene encoding ATP-dependent protease ATPase subunit HslU; this encodes MSKESMTPRQIVSELDKYIVGQKDAKKSVAVALRNRYRRSLLTDDERDEIVPKNILMIGPTGVGKTEIARRLAKLVHAPFVKVEATKFTEVGYVGRDVESMVRDLVETAIRMVKLERTEKVKDKAEEMANERIVQLLAPSTKGQKSQRNPFEMLFGGGNNETQADEEEADDKDVSLKEKRRQVRFNLLSGKLEDETIEIDVEDAAPNMFDMFAGQGNDQMGMNMQEMFGNLMPKRTKRRKLSVKEARKVLTQEEAGKLIDMDDVIQESIRRAEQSGIIFIDEIDKVASQGRQSGPDVSREGVQRDILPIVEGSTIMTKYGPVKTDFVLFIAAGAFHIAKPSDLIPELQGRFPIRVELNSLSLDDFVSILTEPKNALTKQYVNLLRTEDLEIEFSPEAIREIAQIAASVNQNTENIGARRLHTILEKLLEDLSFEAPELTLDRMVITPQYVREKLAGIAQDRDLSQYIL